The Zestosphaera sp. genome includes a window with the following:
- a CDS encoding S8 family serine peptidase, whose product MKLKLFFVLCLIFMLLFASLPTINYVLAEDSEELFLHKIDPELLDLIRRDEVREVVIMLKNLDYGKLQTIKYFKGVEEVRKTLKSYSYVTQSDVKQLVLSLGGEILSNFWITNAILVKIKTNSLPIIARNSLVEKIVPNFEVTVDMYVVERNITASSEVVSWGVERIRAPEVWEMGYNGSGTRICVIDTGVDISHPALSGKLFTLDPNNPYYPGGWMAFDSAGRPYLMTPQDTHGHGTHTSGTALGGDTKNILIGVAPGATLMHVLALPYGSGTFAQTLAAIEWAADPYYIDASTGERVYTGIAPHVVSMSWGARNYYGSEFLTPIKHLLLLNIVPVAAIGNGGPGTHDNPGNIWGVFGIGATDENDDVASFSGGARIYWPYIPPDWPFNGTYPQVYLKPDFAAPGVRIVSSIPGGGYAAWSGTSMATPHVAGLVALIYQATKWDKYPVPEIPLKVYEVLVSTALDLGAPGQDTRYGWGIVDAYQAIKKAVEISKISGVRGFVYDSYDMTPVPHVDVYAYDHRGTIVSHTQTNMSGYYVLPLDPGHYTIVFKRFGYHEKWVEVDVVIYNGTIAGLVTDKTTGEPIINASVFVVEVNMSARTDTRGFYQVSIQPGRYTLRTLVEGYFNETKQVVVGEGELVLADFQLYPISSQAIAYVQVYELLSGEPLQGVEVSILELGVSRVTNSTGYVTFDRIPPGVYTLVASKEYYATRTYSIHLSPGEQFVSVDTTFLIGVMSKDREIFGDDIRQALVSQGYPSYAIELLEPLQAGRLYKAIIINYLGSDPGSGRLVDFLSSMDSKNTSLIFLDSWGTYYNFGGYLLYKYRDAVNSRGYPAPLYRTEGYSVGMMMNALEPNSSFFAGISFDEGTRFYVGVSPSSRVDFSAYQGFLQPGSGELTYLGELVQGGVLYGYGLVAWQRSSEAARWVFMSVGGSYHWARYMESGQDLQYSLNMRRLLFNTVVWVLGITTNTTNSMADSVDESTVSAGYPRLISISAFTEVNVVLDRVPYGWVAGKVFAADTGLPIKNAEIAVMNTPVRSYTNESGTFVVWLPEGVYKVRIYAKGYYEAEETVVVSVGETSYVAESLYRRPRAAVMIDFSGQITLLLQSRGWYAQAFRNWDSLCRELNFYDVLVLAGEYLGYSDLWPDRQTFEKVLNLTYQLGVGVVFLNNYFEYRYIKEYPYGINILYYYYRNPASVGASYGDGPVYYVINQKHPIVAGYEVGERVYLVYGGDYDYAWFSKWDGDVIAYIGAETAGVRGIGIGVKVTQYGTRWALLAGLAPELWTNMDHWSDDAKEILYRAVSWVAVKPIGISVVPLNVYVGDVITIEIPPLPGTIYSVLIDNIVVLRDVIGKNETSIIKLRVPNLERGIHKVVVVSEGMYYGEAIFYVNTRLDVLTREPRAGGVLELSISGHPVNTTLFVYIDDNLLSSVRTRDVNPLRLTITIPEYFEGTHVLSVRTEDGEIIASNNIYVRESVFKREILSYYGNITSVLNQLLLSMNTLSNYTSAGLHSVSEGVNLLTNLTSSLIQSLDTYFRQMVYKVEMMPSEISSNIDQNMARLESSILDRINRVELKTSSDVSLVTSLIGVLMIINLIILLIEALTRLRRQ is encoded by the coding sequence ATGAAGCTTAAGTTATTTTTCGTTTTATGTTTAATTTTTATGTTACTCTTCGCGTCACTACCCACGATTAATTACGTCCTCGCTGAAGACTCAGAAGAGCTCTTTCTACATAAGATTGACCCAGAGCTTCTTGACTTGATTCGAAGGGATGAGGTAAGAGAAGTTGTTATTATGCTAAAGAATCTTGACTATGGTAAGCTCCAGACAATAAAGTATTTTAAGGGAGTCGAGGAAGTTAGGAAAACTCTTAAATCATACTCTTACGTGACTCAGAGCGATGTTAAGCAATTAGTGCTGAGTTTGGGTGGGGAAATACTCAGTAACTTCTGGATCACTAACGCCATTTTAGTCAAGATAAAGACTAACTCACTACCTATTATAGCTAGGAATTCCCTAGTCGAGAAGATAGTCCCCAATTTCGAGGTCACTGTAGACATGTACGTAGTTGAGAGGAATATCACAGCATCTAGTGAGGTGGTTTCTTGGGGTGTAGAGAGGATTAGAGCACCTGAAGTTTGGGAGATGGGTTATAATGGGTCTGGAACGAGAATATGCGTCATAGATACGGGAGTAGACATAAGTCACCCAGCCCTCAGCGGAAAACTCTTCACTCTAGATCCTAACAACCCGTACTATCCGGGCGGGTGGATGGCTTTTGACAGTGCTGGGAGACCCTACTTGATGACGCCTCAAGACACACACGGACACGGGACGCATACTAGCGGGACTGCGTTGGGAGGCGACACCAAGAACATATTGATAGGTGTTGCGCCGGGTGCGACGCTGATGCACGTACTAGCACTACCTTACGGGAGCGGAACATTCGCTCAAACGCTTGCTGCTATAGAGTGGGCTGCCGACCCATACTACATTGATGCAAGTACTGGCGAGCGGGTCTACACAGGCATCGCACCACACGTAGTTTCCATGAGTTGGGGAGCCAGAAATTACTATGGTTCTGAATTTCTGACTCCTATCAAGCATCTGTTATTACTTAATATAGTTCCTGTGGCAGCGATAGGTAATGGAGGGCCCGGCACGCATGACAACCCAGGCAATATATGGGGTGTTTTCGGTATCGGCGCGACAGATGAAAACGATGATGTTGCTTCTTTCTCTGGAGGCGCTAGGATTTACTGGCCGTACATACCTCCGGACTGGCCCTTCAACGGCACTTACCCTCAAGTCTACTTAAAACCTGATTTCGCCGCGCCTGGAGTAAGAATAGTTTCAAGTATACCTGGAGGGGGTTATGCTGCATGGAGTGGAACATCTATGGCAACTCCTCACGTGGCAGGATTAGTCGCGTTAATTTATCAAGCCACTAAGTGGGATAAGTACCCAGTGCCTGAGATTCCTTTAAAGGTCTATGAGGTTCTCGTGAGTACTGCTCTTGATTTAGGAGCGCCCGGTCAAGACACTAGATATGGTTGGGGGATTGTCGACGCGTATCAGGCTATTAAGAAAGCTGTAGAAATCTCGAAAATTAGTGGTGTTAGGGGGTTCGTTTACGATAGCTACGACATGACGCCGGTACCGCATGTTGATGTATATGCGTACGACCACAGAGGAACTATAGTGTCACATACTCAAACTAACATGTCAGGTTATTATGTCCTTCCACTAGACCCTGGACACTACACGATAGTATTTAAGAGGTTCGGTTATCACGAGAAGTGGGTAGAGGTTGACGTTGTTATATATAATGGGACGATAGCAGGGCTAGTCACGGACAAGACTACTGGAGAGCCAATAATCAACGCATCTGTATTCGTGGTAGAAGTTAATATGTCGGCACGCACTGACACTAGAGGATTTTATCAGGTATCGATTCAGCCGGGGAGGTACACGTTAAGAACTCTCGTAGAGGGTTACTTTAACGAGACTAAACAAGTAGTCGTGGGAGAAGGTGAGCTAGTACTAGCTGATTTTCAGCTCTACCCTATAAGTTCTCAGGCGATTGCGTATGTCCAGGTATATGAGCTTCTCAGCGGGGAACCTCTACAAGGAGTTGAAGTGAGTATTCTAGAGTTGGGAGTCAGCAGAGTCACGAACTCTACCGGCTACGTAACGTTTGATAGAATACCTCCTGGGGTCTATACTCTAGTAGCTTCTAAGGAGTACTATGCCACGAGAACATACAGCATCCATTTGAGTCCGGGCGAGCAATTCGTTTCGGTAGATACTACGTTCTTGATTGGAGTGATGTCGAAAGACAGAGAGATATTCGGTGATGACATTAGGCAGGCGCTAGTTTCTCAAGGATACCCGAGCTACGCTATAGAGTTGCTTGAGCCTCTGCAGGCGGGGAGACTCTATAAGGCTATAATAATAAATTACTTAGGCAGTGACCCGGGGTCAGGCAGGTTAGTTGACTTCTTGAGTAGTATGGATAGTAAGAACACTTCACTCATATTCCTCGATTCTTGGGGTACTTACTATAACTTTGGAGGTTACTTACTCTACAAGTATAGAGACGCTGTCAACTCGAGGGGGTATCCTGCACCTCTCTACAGGACTGAAGGCTATAGTGTGGGCATGATGATGAATGCTTTAGAACCGAATAGTAGCTTCTTTGCCGGGATAAGTTTTGATGAGGGCACTAGGTTTTACGTTGGGGTGTCGCCATCGAGTCGTGTGGATTTCTCAGCGTATCAGGGGTTCCTTCAGCCAGGTAGCGGTGAGTTGACTTACTTAGGGGAGCTTGTTCAAGGGGGTGTCCTCTACGGCTATGGCTTGGTTGCTTGGCAGAGGTCTTCGGAAGCGGCTCGATGGGTCTTCATGAGTGTGGGCGGTAGTTATCACTGGGCTAGGTATATGGAGAGTGGTCAGGACCTTCAGTATTCTTTAAATATGAGGAGACTACTCTTCAACACGGTAGTTTGGGTTTTAGGGATAACTACAAACACTACAAACAGTATGGCAGACTCTGTGGATGAGTCTACCGTCAGTGCCGGTTATCCTCGACTCATCTCCATATCTGCTTTTACGGAAGTCAACGTGGTTTTAGATCGGGTGCCTTATGGGTGGGTGGCTGGCAAAGTATTTGCTGCTGATACCGGTCTTCCAATTAAGAATGCAGAAATTGCCGTTATGAACACGCCTGTAAGAAGCTACACTAACGAGAGCGGCACGTTCGTTGTCTGGCTTCCTGAGGGAGTCTACAAGGTGAGGATTTACGCTAAAGGCTATTACGAAGCTGAAGAAACAGTTGTTGTTAGTGTGGGGGAGACTAGCTATGTTGCGGAGTCTTTGTATAGGAGACCTAGAGCTGCCGTGATGATCGATTTCTCGGGGCAAATCACGTTATTGTTGCAGTCGAGAGGGTGGTACGCTCAGGCTTTCAGAAATTGGGACTCTCTATGCAGGGAACTCAACTTTTACGACGTGCTCGTGTTGGCCGGTGAATACTTAGGATATTCTGACTTATGGCCTGATCGGCAAACTTTTGAGAAAGTACTTAACTTAACTTACCAGCTCGGGGTAGGTGTAGTGTTCCTGAATAACTACTTTGAGTATAGGTATATCAAAGAATACCCGTACGGAATCAACATTCTTTACTACTATTATAGGAACCCGGCTAGTGTCGGCGCTAGTTATGGTGATGGACCTGTTTACTACGTTATAAATCAGAAACATCCTATAGTGGCTGGGTACGAGGTGGGTGAGAGAGTTTACCTGGTGTACGGGGGCGACTACGACTACGCGTGGTTTAGTAAGTGGGACGGCGACGTGATAGCTTACATAGGTGCAGAGACTGCTGGGGTAAGAGGGATAGGTATTGGGGTTAAGGTGACTCAGTACGGGACTAGGTGGGCTTTGTTAGCTGGCTTAGCTCCTGAGTTATGGACTAACATGGATCACTGGAGTGATGACGCCAAAGAAATACTCTATAGGGCTGTCTCTTGGGTTGCTGTTAAACCGATAGGGATTTCTGTAGTCCCGCTTAACGTATACGTGGGCGACGTAATAACTATTGAGATTCCGCCCTTGCCTGGCACAATATATTCTGTGTTAATTGACAACATCGTAGTCTTGAGAGACGTTATAGGCAAGAACGAGACGTCTATTATTAAGTTGAGAGTGCCGAACCTTGAGAGAGGCATTCATAAGGTTGTAGTAGTTAGTGAGGGCATGTACTACGGTGAGGCGATATTCTACGTTAACACGAGATTAGATGTTTTGACTAGAGAGCCGAGGGCGGGAGGAGTGCTCGAGCTAAGTATTTCGGGTCACCCCGTAAATACCACGCTGTTTGTGTATATTGATGACAACCTCTTGTCTAGCGTTAGAACGAGAGACGTTAACCCGTTAAGACTCACTATAACCATACCTGAATACTTTGAAGGAACACACGTGTTGAGCGTGAGAACGGAAGACGGCGAAATAATCGCCTCCAACAACATATACGTAAGAGAGTCAGTATTTAAGAGAGAGATACTATCTTATTACGGCAACATAACTTCTGTGCTTAATCAGCTACTCCTAAGCATGAATACCTTAAGTAATTACACGTCAGCAGGCTTACACAGCGTTAGTGAAGGTGTAAATCTCTTAACCAACTTAACGAGTAGCTTGATTCAGAGCCTAGACACATACTTTAGACAGATGGTGTATAAGGTAGAGATGATGCCGTCCGAGATATCCTCAAACATAGACCAGAATATGG